A genome region from Triticum aestivum cultivar Chinese Spring chromosome 2B, IWGSC CS RefSeq v2.1, whole genome shotgun sequence includes the following:
- the LOC123039483 gene encoding F-box/LRR-repeat protein At2g42730 → MAPSHSEGQDRLSALPDNVLQRVLYHLRSDEAVRTGALSRRWRDVHEAVPVVDLVDTKTGDRNYGRLKVCFDQKVACAILSKGAETPIRALRLSSVLNPPRDQLDQWIASAVTSGVEDLDVKLRYKGSNWGPPTQPLCPLREYERSDSKMYAKTQRLIFRCRTLRRLRLTSWTLDLPGSVDMASLDTLCLGRIVDGGGMLQRLLSSCPRLASLTLEECQSIKEITVASPYLRSFAMICCHNATGVELHTTCLNSLHYRGGLPPRGPSFITVPNFLAVAALRIGICEDLSSKGPSEVAPVTTLISRCRRLRYLELSLHPSMAYYSSLLTSVLRGLDNLTELSLQGRLPTDHAVRSVAALLLNAKNLQVLSLFLLGPYDRMAYDLSDAESETDLSDTNSDGEYGTYPDGEIDAVPDGKTDADMDDETYTDQDADPDAETETESGGESEIEPDNEADGEPETEPDGERDMEPKDNAINNGVKDSTGIPPSLWHMDVRCLDRSLRRINIANYRGLPLEKMLAKFLLSKAAVLEEFSVTLAAWLEPREDNKLAKELTSWLCVGRTRVTCIYSKKKKGVTFN, encoded by the coding sequence atggcgccGTCGCACAGCGAGGGGCAAGACAGGCTGAGCGCTCTCCCCGACAATGTGCTGCAGCGCGTCCTCTACCACCTCCGGTCCGACGAGGCCGTGCGCACGGGCGCGCTCTCCCGGCGATGGCGCGACGTCCACGAGGCCGTCCCCGTTGTCGACCTCGTCGACACCAAGACGGGCGACCGGAACTACGGGAGACTCAAGGTCTGCTTCGACCAAAAGGTGGCGTGCGCGATCCTCAGCAAGGGAGCGGAGACGCCGATCCGCGCCCTCCGCCTCAGCAGCGTCCTGAACCCCCCGCGCGACCAGCTCGACCAGtggatcgcctccgccgtcaccTCCGGCGTGGAGGACCTCGACGTCAAGCTCAGATACAAGGGTAGTAACTGGGGACCCCCCACGCAGCCGCTCTGCCCATTACGCGAATATGAGCGAAGCGACAGTAAGATGTACGCCAAGACTCAGCGGCTGATCTTCCGCTGCCGCACGCTCCGCCGCCTGCGCCTGACGAGCTGGACGCTGGACCTGCCGGGGAGCGTGGACATGGCGTCGCTGGACACGCTCTGCCTCGGGAGGATCGTCGACGGAGGCGGGATGCTGCAGCGGCTGCTCTCGAGCTGCCCGCGCCTTGCCAGCCTGACGCTGGAGGAGTGCCAGAGCATCAAGGAGATCACGGTGGCCAGCCCCTACCTGCGCAGCTTCGCCATGATCTGCTGCCACAATGCCACGGGCGTCGAGCTGCACACCACCTGCCTGAACTCGCTGCACTACAGAGGCGGCCTCCCTCCTCGCGGGCCGTCCTTTATCACGGTCCCAAACTTCTTGGCAGTCGCGGCGCTGAGGATTGGAATCTGCGAAGACCTCTCCAGCAAAGGACCGTCGGAAGTCGCTCCAGTGACGACGCTCATCAGCAGGTGCAGACGCCTGAGATATCTTGAACTTTCCTTGCACCCATCAATGGCCTACTACAGCAGCCTGCTCACAAGCGTCTTGCGCGGACTAGACAACCTCACAGAGCTGAGCCTCCAGGGCAGATTACCCACTGATCATGCTGTCCGGTCTGTCGCCGCCTTGCTTCTCAACGCCAAGAACCTGCAAGTGCTGTCGCTGTTCCTTCTGGGTCCATATGATCGGATGGCATACGATTTGTCTGATGCTGAATCAGAGACTGATCTGTCGGACACCAATTCAGATGGCGAATATGGTACCTATCCAGATGGCGAAATAGATGCCGTTCCAGATGGCAAAACAGATGCCGATATGGATGACGAAACATATACCGATCAAGATGCTGATCCAGATGCTGAAACAGAGACCGAGTCAGGTGGCGAATCAGAGATCGAGCCAGATAACGAGGCAGATGGTGAACCAGAGACTGAGCCAGATGGCGAACGAGATATGGAGCCCAAGGACAATGCCATCAACAATGGCGTCAAGGATAGTACCGGGATACCCCCCAGTCTGTGGCATATGGACGTCAGGTGCTTGGATCGCAGTCTGAGAAGAATCAATATTGCCAACTACAGAGGACTGCCTCTCGAAAAGATGCTTGCGAAGTTTCTGCTTTCCAAGGCTGCAGTGTTGGAGGAATTCTCAGTTACGTTAGCAGCTTGGCTTGAACCACGGGAGGATAATAAACTAGCAAAGGAGCTAACATCCTGGCTATGTGTAGGCCGTACCAGAGTAACTTGTATCTattcaaagaaaaaaaaaggagtaACTTTTAACTAG
- the LOC123046942 gene encoding uncharacterized protein isoform X1, translating into MRGTYQNTGALIFPQISSPRRPPPRAPKIARYSAACTHRRPRRHPPPRCTLPPPSPPDPHPTTSLAEHELPRAGPPTGRRPSLSARVEVVSLLRRATFPPPADPVRLLGRQGAWRGEGRPEVDPDPVRLLRWQGAQLQRQSGKVFSVHGFGSVCIFSTYTWCSVGKLPLLISSSSARCSGSKVPLLVPSSSATTTAATRTCISLKTGPSLQGFLLEGQPAPSHSMHLWDYVSPAC; encoded by the exons ATGCGCGGGACCTACCAAAACACAGGCGCGCTCATCTTCCCCCAAATCTCTTCCCCGCGGCGCCCCCCACCTCGCGCACCAAAAATCGCCCGCTACTCCGCTGCCTGCACCCACCGCcggccgcgccgccacccgccccCGCGCTGCACCCTCCCCCCCCCTTCTCCACCAGATCCACACCCCACCACCTCCCTCGCCGAGCATGAGCTCCCCCGAGCAGGCCCTCCGACCGGCCGCCGCCCCTCGCTGTCTGCTAGGGTTGAGGTTGTCAGCCTTCTCCGCCGCGCCACCTTCCCTCCACCGGCAg ATCCGGTTCGGCTCCTCGGACGGCAAGGTGCTTGGCGAGGAGAAGGACGCCCGGAAGTTGACCCAGATCCGGTTCGGCTCCTCCGGTGGCAAGGTGCTCAGCTCCAGCGGCAAAGCGGCAAGGTGTTCTCTGTACACGGTTTTGGTTCAGTTTGCATCTTCAGTACATACACATG GTGCTCTGTTGGCAAGTTGCCCCTGCTGATCTCCTCCTCCTCTGCAAGGTGCTCTGGCAGCAAGGTGCCTCTGCTGGTCCCCTCCTCGtctgcaacaacaacagcagcaaccag GACATGCATTAGTTTGAAGACGGGACCGTCGTTGCAGGGCTTCTTGTTGGAGGGACAACCGGCACCGAGCCACTCAATGCATTTATGGGATTATGTTTCTCCCGCTTGTTAA
- the LOC123046942 gene encoding uncharacterized protein isoform X2 translates to MSSPEQALRPAAAPRCLLGLRLSAFSAAPPSLHRQIRFGSSDGKVLGEEKDARKLTQIRFGSSGGKVLSSSGKAARCSVGKLPLLISSSSARCSGSKVPLLVPSSSATTTAATRTCISLKTGPSLQGFLLEGQPAPSHSMHLWDYVSPAC, encoded by the exons ATGAGCTCCCCCGAGCAGGCCCTCCGACCGGCCGCCGCCCCTCGCTGTCTGCTAGGGTTGAGGTTGTCAGCCTTCTCCGCCGCGCCACCTTCCCTCCACCGGCAg ATCCGGTTCGGCTCCTCGGACGGCAAGGTGCTTGGCGAGGAGAAGGACGCCCGGAAGTTGACCCAGATCCGGTTCGGCTCCTCCGGTGGCAAGGTGCTCAGCTCCAGCGGCAAAGCGGCAAG GTGCTCTGTTGGCAAGTTGCCCCTGCTGATCTCCTCCTCCTCTGCAAGGTGCTCTGGCAGCAAGGTGCCTCTGCTGGTCCCCTCCTCGtctgcaacaacaacagcagcaaccag GACATGCATTAGTTTGAAGACGGGACCGTCGTTGCAGGGCTTCTTGTTGGAGGGACAACCGGCACCGAGCCACTCAATGCATTTATGGGATTATGTTTCTCCCGCTTGTTAA